The Nicotiana sylvestris chromosome 6, ASM39365v2, whole genome shotgun sequence genomic sequence TGATGTCACTGTTTCAGTAGGCATGTTTGCTACTTTTTCTTCAACCTGTACATCCTTTTCCTCCTCATTCATTTTAGTAGCTTCAAGATCATCAGCTACTTTATCACCAGGGGCCTCTTCAACATCTTTGGAATGTCCAACGTTATCAGCTATCTCGACATCTTTCTCAACCTGAGTTTCTTCAGAAGGAGCATCTTCTACTTTGCCATCAGCATTTTGGCTTTCGTCTTTCTTTCCATCATTCTCAGAAGATTCGGTTTCATCTTTCTTTGATACATCCTTCTCAGTAGCTTCAGCTTCCTCTTTCTTCTCTATTTCGCTCTCTCCATCTTGAGTCTCATCTTGGTTCTCGTCTTGTTTTTGTTCAACATCCTTCTCAGCTTCCACTGCTGCAGTATCCTTCTCATGTTCTTCAGCTTCTTCCATGTCGTCGTCCTTTGCTGCTTCTGTTTCTTCAGGGACTTCATTGGAATCCTTCTTTGAAGCTGAGGACTTTCTGCCTCGTTTCTTAGCAGGCTCACTTTCTGCCAGAGATGGAGCTGCCTTTGCTTTTTCACTAATCCTTGAGGATCTTCTTGGAGTATCACCAGTTCCCCAATCAAACTCTGCTACTGGTGGACCACTGGGATGCGACTTCAGGTACTGTTCCAGCTGTTTTTTTGTGCTGATCTCCTCCCCTGTTGGTGCAGTAAATACAATTTCATTCTTCTTTGGAGTACCTCCTGTTTTAGGCAGAAACTGCAAAGGAACAGAAAGAGTCAGTTGTCCACAGTACGGAACTCGGTAGATAATGGATCTatccctctacccttctccacttaattTTGTTCTGCGGCAGGGTTTGAATCCATGACATGCGGCTAACCCACAGATCACGCTCTGCGCTCTCACCACTAGACCAAAGTCCTGTGGGCAACGAAAGATTGATAGatggaaaaggaaataaaagagggCTCAACGGAGTTTTAAGTAATTTAGGAGTCTTTCCGAAACACAACCCCCACTATATATAAAGATAATGCAACAAATACACAAATCTACTGCTTAACTAGTATGCATGAAGATATAAGTTAGCACACAGTTTGTAAGCTGCACAGCCACATCCAATGGCAATTTCAGTAGAAAATCAATATCAGAGCTAAAGGGCTTCCTATGAAGTTTCTCCTCTTAATCAAATGAGATTCTGTAGAGTTTCAATTGTATAAATTCATCTGTTTCCCCGAATAGAATCCTATGGATTCTCCCTCCCGGTGAAGATATGACAGATTCTGCATTTAAATTGGGACATCAAACAAGTCATCTTTAGCACACAGCTGAAAGACATGATCGCCTGTTTTAAATTCTTATTTTGTAGTATAGATGAATTTACTAGAAAGGAAACAAACTCGCCCTAGGATTACATAACAGATTGTTCATGTTAGAATCTCGTATATATTCTAGAATATTCTAGGATCTTATAAATAGAGTATAGCTTGATTGTATTTTGATGGtgattgattttctttcttttcttatcaaAGTGTACCATATTCTATCATTATGAATTAACATGAAgatcatgaaaaaaaaaatagaattaacctaaatagccgTCCGCCCAaccacttaaactaaaaatagctggCGAATGTAAAGTATATGTAATAATCCATGTAAAGTATGTGTATAACCATTAAAAATAAGTGTGTAATCCATATATACCGACTAGGGAAAATAAACAGTGAATCCGGCCAGCTATTTTTGTAAAGAATCTCAAAAACAAAGAGGTCTTTTGCATACCTGAATCACAGTTTTCTAGCTCCAATAAAAAGGTTTTCTATTTTACATAACATACTTCTCCTCTCAACATCAAAAGCCAGTTGAGCAAGAGAGTCTTTAGAAACTTAAATCATTATAACCTACTAGGCACCTAACTATCCTTCTGATCGAGAGAGAAATATTTTCGATCAAGGTCTTGTTAACATGTCTCAGATCTAAAGGAACCAAGTCCAGGCACCTATACGCTCTATAATTACATGCAGATGAAAAGCACTTTTCAACCTCATCATTTCTTACTTTTGCACCAATCGAAAATTTTGAAATGCTTTTCAGGTTTTTGCTccataccccacttgtgggactacactgagtatgttgttgttgttttcagGTTTTTGCTACATAATATTTTATTCTAGCAACATAGTGGTTCAAAATCAGTACCTTCATGATGGATAAGGCTTATATTTGAAACTTAGTCTAAATTCCCATTTTTTGTATTGCTAATCCTATGCCCGGTTTCCTCTCATCTTTCCTCCTCCCTTCTAAGGTTTTCAAAAAATTGGCAAAAATGCATCCAAGCCAATCTTACTTAACCGTAAACCTGCAGTTTTCAACTTTTTATCCTTTTAGAGCTTAAAATATTTCCAAGCTAATTAACATTGGTTTAAGGCGGTTTAAGAGAAACAAAAAGCATGTCCTGCAATAAATGGGGAAAACCATAGGGATGCAAGAAAGATTACTATGAGTAGGAAAAGAGGAAACAATATTTTCCGAAGTTTTAAAGTCCTCTAATACGCAACAAAAAAACTCAAGTGCATTTAATTTCGCTGTTACTGCACAACCAGCTCATCCTGATAAAAAAAACTGCTTTTCTGTATCCATTGGACATAATTGCAGTACTGCTAAATGGGATTACCTGATTCTCTCCTCTATAGCACGAACGCATGAAGCTTTacttatacaacaacaacaactaagcCACAGCCCCAAACAGGTTGGGCTCGACTATATGAAGCTTTACTTATGATAAAACAAACCAAAACGCAGAACGAAGTACTTCTGCGCACTACAAAAGAATATGAAGTTAAGAACAAGAAGAAATGCCTCGAACTCCAGCTTCAATTGCGTAAATCTAACTTATAGAAGCTGGAAAACCTCAACATCAAAGAACACCCAGATTCATACTATTAATACTGATTGACATTTCTTGCAGAAAATCTACAAAAACAAGACTAAACTTCCTCCTAAAGCCTCAGAAACACTATCTCCTGAACTACTCTAACTCTTCAAAACCAAAAATTCAACCCCAGAACCAGAAAATTACATAATTGCAAATACGAGAGCTAAAGAAACGAACTTTACATGAAATCGCTAAAATGGGGAACTTCTCAAGCAAACATAGAGAGTTGAACATGTACTAATAGGAAGCCTGGGGAAAACCATATACCCTTACTCTTCCAAAACAAGAATTTAACATCTGAATCACATAACATAACCACACAAAATTAAACAATACGCACAAAAcccattttaaaagaaattgcaAGTACCAAACTAAATAGTCGAACTTTACATGAAATCAATAAAAATTGGAACTTTTTTCAAGAAAACAGAGGCTGAACATGAGCTAATCGAATATAAAGCCTGAGCAAAACCCTATCTCCTAAATGACTCTTActcatcaaaacaaaaaaattCAACCTGAAAGGCACAAATATAAGCAAAATTAAACAATACCCACAAAACCCATTGTAGCAAATTTGCACATATCAAAGCTAAAGAATCAAACTTTACATGAATTCAATAAAAATTGGAACTTTTTCAAAGAAACTAAAGGCTGAACATAAGCTAACATAAAGACTGAACAAAACCCTATCTCCTAAATAACTCTTACTCATTAAAACCAAAAATTCAACCTCAGAACCACAAAAATAAGCAATATCAAACAATATCCACAAAACCCATTGTAGCACATTTGTACATACCAAAGCTAAAGAATCAAACTTTACATGAATTCAATAAAAATTGGAACTTTTTCAAGAAACTAGAGGCTGAACATAAGCTAACATAAAGCCTGAACGAAACCCTATCTCCTAAATAACTCTTACTCATTATAACCAAAAATTCAACCTCAGAATCACAAATATAAGCAAAATTAAACAATACCCACAAAACCCATTGTAGCAAATTTTGCACATACCAAAGCTAAAGAATCAAACTTTACATGAATTCAATAAAAATCAGAACTTTTTCAAGAAACTAGAGGCTAAACATAAGCTAACATAAAGCCTGAACAAAACCCTATCCCCTAAATAACTCTTACTCATTAAAACCAAAAATTCAACCTCAGAATCACAAATATAAGCAAAATCGAACAATACCCATAAAACCCATTGTAGCAAATTTTGCACATACCAAAGCTAAAGAATCAAACTTTACATGAATTCAATAAAAATCAGAACTTTTTCAAGAAACTAGAGGCTAAACATAAGCTAACATAAAGCCTGAACAAAACCCTATCCCCTAAATAACTCTTACTCATTAAAACCAAAAATTCAACCTCAGAATCACAAATATAAGCAAAATCAAACAATACCCATAAAACCCATTGTAGCAAATTTTGCACATACCAAAGCTAAAGAATCAAACTTTACATGAATTCAATAAAAATCAGAACTTTTCCAAGAAACTAGAGGCTAAACATAAGCTAACATAAAGCCTGAACAAAACCCTATCCCCTAAATAACTCTTACTCATTAAAACCAAAAATTCAACCACAGAATCACAAATATAAGCAAAATTAAACAATACCCACAAAACCCATTGTAGCAAATTTTGCACATACCAAAGCTAAAGAATCAAACTTTACATGAAACCCAAAAAAAATGAACTTTTCAAGAAGCTTTAAGAACTGAATAAAAGAGAGAACTACCTTCTTCTTCCAACCAGGAGGAGCTGGAAGTTCAATGGAAACAACTTCATTTTTCTCCACAGAGCTTGCCATTTTTCAACTAGCCAATTTTCcccaaaaaaaagaagcaaacaaaCTAACTGTAAAATGGGTTCTCCAATAAAATTGGAACTAAAATGTCTTTAAGTAtaatttactttttcttttttttttctgggTATTTTCTGTTTTCTACTTTAACTTTTTCTTGGAATTTTATTTTTGAGAGTACAACAACAAATTTAGTGCGAATATGACAAAAATTGTTAAAGTTTCTGAGATTGTTTAATTTATATTGTTTTTTTGCTGAAATTAATTTAtatttgttataaatagaattatatttaaggtgaatgtctatatttagagagattttagaGTTTAttgcttggtggctaagtcaatttctccctataaatagagggttttattccattgtaattcatcctatatcaataagaatttcctctctctacttttctctgcaatactcttctgcttttattatttcataatacgttatcagcacgagactctaaccaattgagtagaagatttgggattgagcataatgattgttaATTATTCTATGAACTTCCTTCGTGATTAAATtttggatttaaggtaagtattttacttttctctttcaaattcttgacattctataatttgattttaaatacaagcaaaggcgataaattttgattgtagctctaatggagtttgaaagaaattataaccacccaaagtggtaaaatttctatgtcttgccatgatcaaattcatgtatgattgtgtgcaaagaattgaaaacccgtcccattgaatttgctccattctcatCCCCTTTAGAGAATGTGATAAcagtatgtgataagtctgaaataagacaaaattattactatgaatgtatcaatggatgtggacgtggcaatagacgaaattataatcgtcatcattgtggtaatgagaacaataaggattctcaaaataatccttcactttgtgaaaataataattgtcatcgatttgacatgagattttgtaaagcacatatagatgattatggtccattcatgatgtgaatgtgacaacatgtgatttatgaatacatattcattattggaagaatatgaacgtgctagtggtagtgaatataccacactcacctctagaggaaggtttgagatgaaataagaaaataatgtcatcaTTATGGCATGAATGATCACTGGTCATGTACCTATTGTACGCAATATAATCTGGTAATGTGATTATTAAAGGACAACAGTGATGCAAGAAACAGATCTTGTGACAAttaccataatggtataacttccTTCTTCAAAGAAATATTTACCATATGAATGTTTATGAATATGTGGtactacaaaattaattgagaactctgcaagagccaactatactattttggagaaacacaattgattaccaataaggtattgtgttgtagtaagtctcaaagaaacttattcagttcTAAAGTATACGCgaaagcggttgattatattgagactataaataaaggaaagatttaatatcttctattactacaacttgtagcgggataatatgtatgtgaaaagctaCCCGCTTTATTCTTCAATTTGTACTACATAAATAAAAGAATGCCATAATAAAGTGaatgtttattgatataaaaactcatatcataataaacttggagtttattgataatgCACATGTCATGTGTAAATCTGaaatttatcaatattgataatttattcagttggcataattggtttagccatattaatttaagtatgatgtgcaaaaataaaagagaatctacatgggtaaatattaaagaactagaaagttctttacgaattctcttatattgtttgttctcattaattaatagaccaactaaaactgggattgaatcccatgaatactgaaaatatgaatgaagagatctctatgttatgtctttatgaaaaaatgttggaatcgatataaaatgttcgtcgacgacatctatcatagcgctaagtatatatgaggatcttaagtctatCGAATATAGACACAAAAATTTTGGCCAAATAGAAGAGACGCAATtcgaatagaattggtttcatatgaaagacaagTATTTGGACCTgcagttcaaacacttgaaagtataaagtcaatggtatgtgcaatcagttttcgatatcttatatgtctagcatgacatgaaaacttgatatgcatctaaagtctcTTTAAATGGCTTATTTGACTATACTTATATGACAATCCCCAAAGGATTTAAACtgcttaaagcatatacaattaTTGATCTTGAAGTACTACTTCCTCAGTGCATTTTGTGCAcaaatgtatcttgctataactataagcatgataatgtgatagcgagaatacctctatggagatattgaagAGCCATTCCACGATATTTATGAAGACATTATATATGTATCAcgaatgatgatttcaaggtgcaaaatattcattcaagttaatatggctgatttatttatcaaatctctaccaacgatctcttgaagatggtgcacaagattggaatgtgaAAACTCAAGGATGtaaattgatgctctcatcaggggagTTAAtgcgtgttgcactctttttcccttacaagtttttttcccattgggttttccttgcaaggtttttaataa encodes the following:
- the LOC104211044 gene encoding methyl-CpG-binding domain-containing protein 11-like, yielding MASSVEKNEVVSIELPAPPGWKKKFLPKTGGTPKKNEIVFTAPTGEEISTKKQLEQYLKSHPSGPPVAEFDWGTGDTPRRSSRISEKAKAAPSLAESEPAKKRGRKSSASKKDSNEVPEETEAAKDDDMEEAEEHEKDTAAVEAEKDVEQKQDENQDETQDGESEIEKKEEAEATEKDVSKKDETESSENDGKKDESQNADGKVEDAPSEETQVEKDVEIADNVGHSKDVEEAPGDKVADDLEATKMNEEEKDVQVEEKVANMPTETVTSDSIAAEEKKHQAEGEQNDEQKNSAATTSTEDQHNLMNSEISKVEGEVTENGSNTNEAKP